TCGACCACCACGATCAGGCCGTCGCCGACCTCACCGCCGCACTCGAACTCGACCCCACCTACGACTGGGCACTCACATCCCGCGGACAGGCGCACACCCAGGCCGGACGCTACGACCAGGCCATCACCGACCTCACCGCCGCACTCGAACTGGACCCCACCTACACCTCGGCACTCGCATCACGCGGAGAAACCCACCGACTGGCCCGCCGCTACGACCAAGCCATCACCGACCTCACCGCCGCACTCGAACTGGACCCCATCTACGCCTGGGCACTTGCCTCCCGAGGGCAGACCCACCGACAGGCCGGACGCTACGACCAAGCCATCACCGACCTCACCGCCGCACTCGGACTCGACCCCACCTACGCCTGGGCACTCGCCTCCCGAGGACAGACCCACCGACTGGCCGGCCGATACGACCAAGCCGTCACCGACCTCACCGCCGCACTCGAACTCAACCCCACCTACGCCTGGGCACTCGCAGAGCGCGGGGAATCCCACCGACTGGCCGGACGCTACGACGAGGCCGTCACCGACTTCACCGCCGCACTCGGACTCGACCACACCTACGCCTGGGCACTCGCCTCCCGAGGACAGACCCACCGACAGGCCGGCCGATACGACCAAGCCATCACCGACCTCACCGCCGCACTCGAACTCAACCCCACCTACGCCTGGGCACTCGCAGCACGCGGAGAAACCCACCGACTGGCCGGACGCTACGACGAGGCCGTCACCGACTTCACCGCCGCACTCGGACTCGACCACACCTACGCCTGGGCACTCGCCTCCCGAGGACAGACCCACCGACAGGCCGGACGCTACGACCAAGCCATCACCGACCTCACCGCCGCACTCGAACTCAACCCCACCTACGCCTGGGCACTCGCAGCACGCGGAGAAACCCACCGACTGGCCGGACGCTACGACGAGGCCGTCACCGACTTCACCGCCGCACTCGGACTCGACCACACCTACGCCTGGGCACTCGCCTCCCGAGGACAGACCCACCGACAGGCCGGACGCTACGACCAAGCCATCACCGACCTCACCGCCGCACTCGAACTCAACCCCACCTACGCCTGGGCACTCGCAGCACGCGGAGAGACACACAGGCAGGCAGGCAGGTACGACCAGGCCATCGCCGACTTCACCGCCGCACTTGAACTCAACCCGGCCTACGCCTGGGCACTCGCATCCCGCGGACAGGCACAGATACAGGCCGGCCGTTACGACCAGGCCGTCGCCGACCTGACCGACGCGCTCGAACTCAACCCCACCTACGCCTGGGCACTCGCAGCCCGCAGCCAAGCGCACCGACAGGCCGGCCATCTCGACAAGGCGAGAGCGGACATGGAGCGAGCCGCCGAAACGCACCCAGGAGCCGAATCCTGCGCGTTCGAAAGGCTCATGCTCGAGACCGTGGAGGGGCGATTCGAGGCGTGTACGGAGCGGTGGCGTCAACTGCTCGCCGCTTCCCCGAGCCTCCCGGACGAAGCTCCCGACCCGCTCTCCGACCTGTTCCGACGCCTGCTCTTCGATACGGAAAGCAGCGTGAGGGAGGCAACGGAGGAGTTGCTCGCCACGCACCCCGGTCGTGGTGAGATCGCGGATCTGCTCACGTACTTGGTCGAGCTCTTCGCGGTGGCAGACGGGGTGGGAGACCGCGCCCGGCAGTGCCATGACCAGATCGTCGAGCACTCCTCGGCATGAGTCTCCACCGGTTCTTCCCGGCCGAGGTCAGACCGTGTCCGCGAGGGGCGCTCCTGTCGACCTCCAGGCCCGGGAAGACACCTGCACCGTCTTGACCTCGGCGTCGATGCCGTGCGCGCGTCCACGTCATGCGGACCACCATGACTGGGCGAGGCTCCTTCACATCGCCTGGCCGTGATGATCCACCAGCGCGGCGAGCAACCGGGCCAACTGATCGCGTTCCGAAGGGGTCAGCGGTGCGAGCACTTCGTCTTCCACCCGAGCGAGCAGTCCGTCCAACTCGGGGAGTTGCCTGCTTCCTTGTTCGGTGAGGACGATGATGTTCTGCCGGCGGTCGGCGGGGTTGGGTGAGCGTTCCACCCATGCGCGATCGGCCAGTTCCTTGATCACCGCGACCATGTCGCTGCGGTAGATCCCTGTGCGGCTGCTGAGTTCCGCCTGACTGGCGGGCCCGAACTCGTCCAGGGTGGCGAGCACCGCGTAGTGCCACTTGCGGGCGCCCGCGCGCGTCAACTCCTCGTTCACCAGGCGATCCGACTGGAGCGCGGCCAGTGACAGAAGCCTGGTCCGCAGATGGCGCAGCCGCGCGGCACCGGGCCGCCGGTCGGCCGAACGCCCCGAGTCGGGCG
The DNA window shown above is from Streptomyces sp. NBC_00247 and carries:
- a CDS encoding tetratricopeptide repeat protein, with the translated sequence MALFTENLSKDPQSEEDPADFLFHVRGVGGVGKSTLLRQWQEAARRADAATAVVDENDVHGVRQALTELARQLAAQGGPCKDFDKAVEQFRREQATHAEPTPAEGEASVSSRVVTQAALGAVSLIPGAGVVTAMANPDAAAQGLDRIRSASRSRQQRRGGRGDETGLSRAFVAELERLCRRQRWVVLFFDTWEQTAQYLDGWLLSLLDEEFGPVPANLVVVLAGRDELPEREWAPLRDEVADVPLEVFTATETRSLLTSRGVTDTSVVEAVLQLSMGLPLLVELLALARPDTVEDVDAGGDIADVAVERFVQWITDPDKRDAVRACALPLQLNEDIFAAAAGPAAEPLWEWLCGQPFVNGRSGYKHYHAVVRASMIRQQRTHSPQGWASAHARLAETHAAWRAAVEERLPEAKRWEDPTWRRHRLDETYHRLCAHPGGTGLPSALEHVAHAAGQDSAVLRQWVEALEQAAQDAADSSLLHWSGRLRDALNGDDPALACLGVLLSHDRLSAESRSWAYTYRGIHLYLCDRDEEALSEFDRAIAHNDLNAHAWARRGETHRWLDHHDQAVADLTAALELDPTYDWALTSRGQAHTQAGRYDQAITDLTAALELDPTYTSALASRGETHRLARRYDQAITDLTAALELDPIYAWALASRGQTHRQAGRYDQAITDLTAALGLDPTYAWALASRGQTHRLAGRYDQAVTDLTAALELNPTYAWALAERGESHRLAGRYDEAVTDFTAALGLDHTYAWALASRGQTHRQAGRYDQAITDLTAALELNPTYAWALAARGETHRLAGRYDEAVTDFTAALGLDHTYAWALASRGQTHRQAGRYDQAITDLTAALELNPTYAWALAARGETHRLAGRYDEAVTDFTAALGLDHTYAWALASRGQTHRQAGRYDQAITDLTAALELNPTYAWALAARGETHRQAGRYDQAIADFTAALELNPAYAWALASRGQAQIQAGRYDQAVADLTDALELNPTYAWALAARSQAHRQAGHLDKARADMERAAETHPGAESCAFERLMLETVEGRFEACTERWRQLLAASPSLPDEAPDPLSDLFRRLLFDTESSVREATEELLATHPGRGEIADLLTYLVELFAVADGVGDRARQCHDQIVEHSSA
- a CDS encoding MarR family winged helix-turn-helix transcriptional regulator is translated as MSNSTPDSGRSADRRPGAARLRHLRTRLLSLAALQSDRLVNEELTRAGARKWHYAVLATLDEFGPASQAELSSRTGIYRSDMVAVIKELADRAWVERSPNPADRRQNIIVLTEQGSRQLPELDGLLARVEDEVLAPLTPSERDQLARLLAALVDHHGQAM